AAATCAAAGTGGCGCGGCACCAGCGAGGTAATCAGCATTCCTCTTTTCTTGCGCTCCGCCTCGGCCAGAATAAGCCAGAACAGGGTGGAGTATTGCTGAACCAGATGAATGACAGTATCCTTTCGTCTCATCCCCCAATCGGCCAGGGAGGAAGAATTGGCATGGTGCAGAGGGTTCACAAGCAGTAAATCCAACGGGGAAAACGGTTCGAGACGGAAATAATCCGTGAAGGTGAGGCGATTGGCGAGGTAACTGCGGTGCGACAGCAGCACGCCTCTGGGCAGACCCGTAGTCCCGGAAGTGAATATGATCGCTTTCTCATCGGCATAGTCAAGGCAAGGAAGGTCTGAGAGCGCGGCAGGCGCAAAGTTGGCGAAAACGGAGATCGGCAGCAATATTTGACCCTGCAGGACATGCCGCATGCCCTCTATTTTTTCTGCAAATACCTCGTCGTAAAAAACTATTTTGGCCCGGGACGCGGTTATTTTGTAGATAATACGTTCTTCGTTATCCGCTTGCCAGTTGATGGTTACAGGCACGGCGCCAGCTATTATTTCTGCGAGCCGGAGGATCAGGTCGTCGGGGCTGTTTCCGGAAAAGCAGTGGGCGACACGGTCATTCTTCTCTACACCGTGAAAGATCAGGCAATTCGCGGCGCGCCGGGCAAGCTCGAGAAATTGGCCTCTCGTAACGAGCTGTGTTTCCACCCGGTCGCTGACAACTTGATAGTGGTAGAGAAAAGGACGATCAGCATCTGCAAAGGCGGCCAGATACTCGTCCGTAGGAGAAGAAAAGCCCGCCCGCGAGCGGATGTCGCTGCCATCGCTGAGGCTGTAGATACTTTCTGCATTCGGCGGGATATTGTTGTCGCACATAAAAGCTTCTTATGAAAATGTCCCTCTCCCTGTCTCCCTCCCCCTCGACGAGGGAGGGCCGGGTGGGGGTGACTTAGATTTTTTTTAATGTTTTCCGACAGGCGGCCAGAGTTTTTGCCAGGTCCTCTTCCGTGTGGGCAAACGAGACAAAGGCCGCTTCAAACTGGGATGGCGCCAGATTGATCCCGTGCGCCAGCATCCCGCGAAAATAGCGGGCAAAAAGCTTGGTGTCGCTCTGGGCGGCTGTCGCGTAGTTGTTTACCTCGCCACCGGTGAAGAAGATTGTAAACATGGAACCGATGCGATTGATCCTCACGGGGATCTGTTTCGCCGCAAAAAGATCCGCCATTCCGGCACAAGCGGAGGCCGTCAAGCGCGCCAGTTGGTCATACTCCCCCTTTTTCTCCCGCAAGATTTTCAAGGTGGCGATCCCCGCCGCCGTGGCCAGCGGGTTCCCGGAGAGGGTTCCGGCCTGATAGACTGGGCCCATGGGCGCCAACTGGCTCATGATTTCTCTTCTCCCGCCAAAAGCCCCCACGGGTAGCCCCCCGCCAATGATTTTTCCGAGACAGGTCAAGTCCGGCTCTATGCCGGCCAGATTTTGAAAACCGCCGTAGGTAAGACGAAAACCCGTGATTACCTCGTCAAAAATGAGCAGGATGCCATATTTCTTCGTCAGTTCCCTGAGCCCGGGCAGAAAACCTTCCTGCGGCAGAACCACCCCCATGTTGCCGGCGACGGGCTCCACGATAATGCAGGCGATTTGCTTGCCCTCTTTGGCCAGGATGTCCTGGAGACCGGCTAAATCGTTAAAGGCGACGGTCAGCGTCAGTTCCGCGAGCCGTCTGGGCACGCCCGGGCTGCCGGGGATGCCCAGGGTAGCCACACCGGAGCCCGCCTTGACGAGCAGCGAATCGGAATGACCGTGATAGCAGCCGTCAAATTTGATTATTCTGTCTCGGCCCGTATATCCCCGCGCCAGACGGATAGCGCTCATGACGGCTTCCGTTCCCGAACTTACCATCCGGACCATCTCGATGGCGGGGAAGGCGGCGACGATCATTTGGGCCATGATGGTTTCCGACTCTGTCGGAGCGCCGTAAGTTGTGCCGCGTCGGGCGGCGGCCTCGATCGCCTCTATAACCAAGGGATGGCAATGGCCCAGGATGGCCGGTCCCCAGGAACAAACGTAATCAATGAATTCCCGTCCTTCACTATCGTATATCCGGGCGCCCTTGGCGCTGCTGATAAAAAGCGGCGTGGCGTCCACCGACCCAAAAGCCCGGACGGGGCTGTTGACTCCGCCGGGGATCACTTTTTTCGCCTCTGCGAATAATTCTGCGTTCATAAGTCTTTCCTTGTTGGTGGCAACCCTATAACATGAATAAATATTGCTTGACAATTTTTTTCGTATGGCTAAGAATGCGCGGGTCAGTAAAAAAATAATTAAGAAGGAGGAAGCAGATGAAGAAGAAGTTTGTTTATGCCGCGTTAAGCGGAATGGCGATGGCGATTACGTCCACGCTGGCCATGGCGGCGGAAGCGGCGGCACCGGCAGCCCCGGCAGCCGCATCAGGTGATTATACGAGGGCCATTGTGATTGCCGTCAGTATCTTCAGTGCGGCTATGGTAATGGGAGCTGGTACGCTGTTCACGGCGCTGGGCATGGGGCACGGCTTGAATGGAGCGGTCAATGCGGTCGGTAGAAATCCGGAAGCACAGGGGAAAATCCTGACCACCATGATGGTGGGTCTGGCCATGATCGAATCACTGGCTATCTACGCCCTGGTTATTGCTCTGGTCGTAATCTACGCCAACCCGCTGCTGACGAAGTATATCGGCTAAAAAGTTACAGAGATTTTTGAGGAAAACGTACAACCTGGTATCATGAAAAACTGAGGAGGTGGAAACAACCAAAAAATCAAAGGTTTCCCCCTCCTTTTTTTATATGGAAGCAGATTGTTATACCGGCGTAGGCCGATGTCTAGTCTTTTGCACCC
This genomic window from Deltaproteobacteria bacterium contains:
- the hemL gene encoding glutamate-1-semialdehyde 2,1-aminomutase; amino-acid sequence: MNAELFAEAKKVIPGGVNSPVRAFGSVDATPLFISSAKGARIYDSEGREFIDYVCSWGPAILGHCHPLVIEAIEAAARRGTTYGAPTESETIMAQMIVAAFPAIEMVRMVSSGTEAVMSAIRLARGYTGRDRIIKFDGCYHGHSDSLLVKAGSGVATLGIPGSPGVPRRLAELTLTVAFNDLAGLQDILAKEGKQIACIIVEPVAGNMGVVLPQEGFLPGLRELTKKYGILLIFDEVITGFRLTYGGFQNLAGIEPDLTCLGKIIGGGLPVGAFGGRREIMSQLAPMGPVYQAGTLSGNPLATAAGIATLKILREKKGEYDQLARLTASACAGMADLFAAKQIPVRINRIGSMFTIFFTGGEVNNYATAAQSDTKLFARYFRGMLAHGINLAPSQFEAAFVSFAHTEEDLAKTLAACRKTLKKI
- the atpE gene encoding ATP synthase F0 subunit C, with the protein product MVMGAGTLFTALGMGHGLNGAVNAVGRNPEAQGKILTTMMVGLAMIESLAIYALVIALVVIYANPLLTKYIG